gctaattttgtgttgagctCGTGTCAGGTTTGCAAGTTGtgtaaaaaacaatttagtcctcaATGTCGTGTCGGATTCAGGTCGTGTTAAGACATGGGTATAAGAATATGTAGGTCAACCTTAatccgacccatttaattaaacgagttagaCCTCCTCAACCCTAACCCACTAATTTCGTGCCGGGTTCACAGATCTTGTCAAAAATTGAAAGCCCTATCTTTAGGATCTTATCCCCATCTCAGGTCATGCTAGAATCTAATCTTGAAATCATCACTCACCTTAAATCTGGTATGACCATAGAACAACCCTAACTCCTCCTAATATTTTTTCATAACCCCACTCACCCTATACAACCCACGAACCTCATTTGAACACCACTTACCCCACAAGTTTCCATATTTCGAATCCACTACAACTCTCCATAAGGGCTTACTCTGATGTAGATAGCGCCAAAGTCACTTCCCCAAAAGAGCATGATTGAACAAAAGTAAGTTTTGGACCTCCAACCCTGAGACCAGAGAACAAACCTTAGACCACCAGCTTACCAGGTGCAATTTGAATTCTTCACCAAGCCCATCCCATAAGAAATCTCGCTGTAACTTCTTTATACAATTGGCAACACAaacaagaagaggaaaaaagagaCATAAAATACGTAAGCAAATTGGAAAGGGTGCCCTTGATCAAAGTAATCCTACCACCTTTAGACAAGTACATCCTCTTCTAGCTAGCGAAACGACGCTCAATCTTCCCAAGAACACTATTTCAAATAGATTTGGCCTTAAAAGAAGCTCCCAATGAAGGTCCAAGATATTTCAAGGCAACGAAGGAACCCCGCAATCCAAAATATTGGCCAGACTATCAACATTATCGACATTACCTACTTTAATTTTCAGCCTGGATATAGCTTCAAAGTATAAGAACAAGGCTGTGAGTAGAGGTGATGTGGGTTTGCCTCAAAAAATAAGGCATCTACAAACAGTAGTTAAGTACACCAACATTCCTAGACCCCAAACAAAAGACCTAAAAGGAAACCCCCATAGAGAGCATTTTGCTTAAAGCCTCCAATAACAAATAGTAAGGGAGACAAAGAATCTCCCCTGCCTCAGACCACGGGAAATACTAAGAAACCAACGGGGAGCCAttcaccaaaacagaaaaacgcACCAAGGAAATACAATGCGCTATCCAAGTAtaccatttctccccaaaaccgcaCCCCAACAATTATAACAAGAAACTCCAATTGACATTATTGTAAGCCTTCTTGAAATCCATTTGCAAGGCACACCTAGCTCAGTGAATCTAATCCTactatccaaacattcattaTCTATAAGAACAGAGTCCAGGATTTGCTTACCAAAGACAAACGCATTCTAAGGCTTTGAGATATTCTTTTCAACAACCATTCTCCACTTGTCGGCTAGAACTTTGACAATAATCTTGTAAACATCACTCACTCTAGTAGGGGGGAAATCCTTAACATCGACAGCCTGATTTTCTTTGAAATAAGAGCAATGAAAGTGGTTTTAAGGCTTCTTTCAAACTTTTCCTTTGGCATGAAGCACATGGAATATACTCATAATGTCTACTTTAAGAACATCCCGacaagcttggaagaacgcCATAGTAAAACTATCAGAGCCCAATGCCTTATCCTTGTTCGTAACTTTCACCACCTCAAGAACCTTTCTAACCAAGTGGCCTCCTCATCAATGTAATCAAATGAAAGGCCAGCCAGCTTGGGTCTCCAACTGAACTGTGAAGTAAACAATCTATCATAAAAATGCACAATGTAGTCCTCGATCTCATCTCAGTATGATCAAAAGTAACTAAGCCATTTACCAACAATGCAATGAAGTTGTTTCTCCTATTCATGTTAGCCACTGAATGAAAACAAATTCGTGCATTTGTCACCCTCGATTTCTGCCTCCAGCTCATCTCCTCTAACAAAATATCCCTCTCTAGATCACTAACCACTTTTTCCTTCCTCAATTCTCTTCATCACATAAAGCTCTCTTCCTCCAAACCATCAAGAGCTTGTAATTCATCCAAGAAGAGCACTTTTGGTTTCTCCACATTACCAAGCACTTGGTCATTCCACAATCTTAAGTCAGCTTTCAAGGCCTTAAGTTTGCAAGCCAAAATGAAACCGAGGAAGCCTTGAAAGTCATCAGAAGACCACTATTGTTTCACCCAGCCTACAAAGCCTTCATACCTTAACCACCCTAAATCCCTCCACAATCAAGAACTAGAGAGACAAAACCTATCGATTCTATACCAAGAAAGGGTATCCCGGTTGTTTGACCACGAAAAAGTCCCACCTCAAGGGGGATATCCATAAGGTCCTAATCAAAATAAACTCTATAAAATCCAGTATAGCGGAACAAAAACAAGCTTCACCCGATCTTTCACTAGGAAAGCGGGTGACATTAAAATCATCCCCAATGCACTTTGACAAGTTCCACCAACTAAGCAAGCCAGCCAATTCCTCCTATAAATATCTTCTATCACAATCCCTACAAAAGCCAAGAGAATCCATCCATCTTTGATATTTCAAAAAGAGCAGGCAACAGTAAACTCCCTCACACACTCTTCGATTTTCTCCACCACTCTCCTATTAGACATAAGCAAGATTTCACCGCCACTTCTTGAAGTAGAATAACACCAATTTATGTGATGACACTCCCACAAACTACGCACAACATTGTTGGTAATGAATTCCAATTTAGATTCCTGCAGATAAATAATAAGTGCCTTCCATTGCCCAAGCATGCTTTTGACTCTAAGACGTTGGCACCTTCATTCAACCTCCTTACATTCCAAGATAACAACTTAGGCTTCACAAATAATTGATCATAGCCCTCCGCTTAACTCTACCTCAGCTAGAACTACTGCCTTTCGAATCATAGTTGATGGAACATGATAACCTTTTTTAATTCTCTACTTCCTTTGTTAACCAATTTGGAACTAGAGGTGGATTCCTTCTAGGAGTGGCTCACTTCAAAGGTCGTAAGCAAGGCCATAAACTCCTTTTCAAAACCCTCACATGATAGCCCCAAATGATGATGGATTTCCTTACCTTCCACGAAACCCAAGCTGATGACTTTGCCCCTGTACAATTCTCTTTCGCAAATGGAGGGAAAGAGGTCAACAAAGTAGCCTCCTCCATAAAACACTTCCATATCCTGGCGAGACTGAGTTACATTGACGAGAGGACACCTCCTACATCACACCCATCAATCTCAACAAGTACAATACCTTTCCCCTTATCAACATTAACACTacacccccaccccccaacTCCTCAATATAGGATGGCaagggggaaagaaaaaaaaaatccaacaaaggGAACCGCTTCCCCCCTTTTAACAACAATACCCCACTCTGAGCGGTGAAGGATTGTGACAACTGCAACAAGCCTAGGCTCGGGGCATGGAACTTCTTTGGTGTTGTAGGAACTAACTTAGCCCTTAAATCCCCATTTATCAAGCAAACAGAATCCACATCACCTATACTAAAACCCATTGCCGAGACAGACAAGGCAATTCTCCATTTCCTGAAAATGTTACCGCTAGTGACCAAATTGGAGAACTCAAAGTTGATGGGGACCATCGCAGCCTCATCAACAGCAAAATCTAACAGAGATAAATTGTTGCGGCAAGCATCCAAAAGTTCCACCGTGGACGATAGACCTAGGGCGAGCAAAAAGCCTAACAGCTGCGACCCCTGAAATGTTCGGTGCATCTCATATATTGGCATCTGAGTCATCGAGGGCTGCTGGCAAGTCCACTGAAGGACCATTGGGTTGGGCAGATCTAGGACCCGCATGACCTACAACCATGCCAGGATCAGCAGATGAACTTCCACTCTCTTGGCCCACTCCCACAACCAGATCTTTACCCGAAGATGAGGCCTCCCCAACCCATGTCTTCATTACCCACATACAAGTAGGCTTAAGATGAAACGATCATTTTACTTGTTGGGGAGATGGCCCTTTTTCTTTTAGCCACACGACAAGCTTTGTCCTGTAGAGATGGGTTTTGAATAATAGTAGGAGAATTAAAAGCAAGTTGGGCCCTCTCTGTAAGCATAGGCTTCTTCTTAAGAAAATCGGCATGTTCCAAATTACTAACCTCCTCTGGCCCAATAAATTTTCAGCCCTCATCCACTATTGCAATAACCCATTCCACTAACCCTTTCATTTTCACTAGCTAACTTCTCAAATTTCGTAAGGCCCCACTGAGTTCCACCACCTCACTCCTACTGCAACATGAAAGGAGGGAATGGTTTCCGATGCACTCCTTCCATGTGCAATATCCTTTTAGGCCTAATGTAAATACCCAACGATCCTTGTGTGGCCCTCCTATGAGATTAAGCGCATGTTGTATTATGCCCCCAAGGGGCCCATATCGTCCTAGACTACCTCCTCAATGCAAGCTCAACCGGCGCTCGCTCTAACATCACTATTGGTGCCAAGCATCCCTGAGTATGCCCCGCCAAATCTAACACCTCCACATAAGACCTTCTGGTAGTACTCACTCTCCAGCGCCTTTCCCATTGACATTAAGTCAGAGCCACCCATATCATTTGACTACAATACATCGATGGGCTGCCATGGATACAAGGTTCTGCTCCTCTCACCGAGGGATAGTTCAACAAAACAACCACCTTTCTCATCTCGAAGGCACAAACTCTCCAATCCTTCCCTTCTCTCCCCTCTGGTATTACTAAAAAACTCACCATTCCCCACCACCAAATATTGGCCAAACCTAATAGAGCCTCTCTGAGCTAAAAAAGCCTTGTTCCCATCCCTTGACGATTTAATAAACTCAGCACACTCTTTTCCTTGAACCAAATCCTCCATTGTGGCCAATAGCCAAACAACACTCACTTTACCCAAAAACACCATTCGAGATACCCCATTGTAAAACAGATcacaaccccccccccccctctctctctctctctctctctctagtacTACTACTACTACCACTGAAAGCTAAAAAGTGGCCTCTATATAGAACCAATTCAAGAAACCCATCTCAAATGACCGAGGACTACATGCTAGCACCCGAGGATAAACACAGAATTGACAACCCTTTCCACTAGTAAAGTATCAATTaatctttataaaaataaaaaattgcatcaTCAAAATCTCCATTATAATTGTCTTCTAATTCTTAAATGACGACCTATGAATATTCACCCATCTCATTATCTAAACAGAATATAGCCTGAATGATATTGCATCAACTAGAAGGAAGCTTGGTTGGGTTGCTTTAGTATGTGAATCCCCCAAAAATTCATTTCTTAAAGGTAACCTCATTGAGGCACTATTGTCGGTATGAACTTTAACAAAAGCATCATAATCAAGATTTGACTACAAAGCAAACCATCATTGATTGCTAAAATGTATGGAAATGAAAAGTGCTAATCAGTTCCTTGGTGCCAAACAGCAAACAAGAAATATCATTCATAAACAAAagattacaaaataaataaataagagaattgaaaattgaaatggtTTTTCTCATCCCATTAACCTACTCCTGTTATCTCAAAGATAAGaccttagaaaaagaaaaccttaGGTATAATAATTCTTTCCTCATCAATATTACTAGGTAAGCCTTCTTAAATTCATTTTATAATGACATCTAactattttcaaattaattttatgcCTTCAATCCTCACAATTCCCACTCTGATAATGCAAAATTCCTTTGCATTGCACTCTCTTTCCAATACACTAAATACAATGCTAAACAAAACATTTACCTTTAAATTGGCTCCTTCCAGAATAGCATTCTCCAAATTGGCATTAGTAAGGTCAGCATTCTGAAATATGAGTAAACAAATAATTATGTCATGACAACTTTGAAGCAGAAAACCCCAAGGGATGAACATCCCAATCAGGAAACGAGTATTATTTCAGTACTCAGCATGAAAAATAAACCCTCCCTTGAACTATGAAacaatataaaatacaaattaaaaaaagaatcacACGTGTGGTCAATGTAAATAGAAGTAATACTCCAGCACCAAGCAAAAATATCAACATTTTCCTTCCActgggaaaaaagaagaaactctTGTTCAACCATGAAAtcatataaaatagaaaatacacaTTTCACAAAAACTCACATATCTACAAGTGGGTGATGTGAGTCTGTGTGCCTGTGTGGCATATAAGAAGGAATAAACTATAAAAATGAAGCACAAACCAACAAGATCTTTAGAACCAGAAGAAACACTATGTAAACAAAGCTACATGTTCTTGTGAAGATTAAAAGTCATTTGCTTTCAATCTATTATAATAAATCACATGCTAGATATTCAAGTTGCTAAATGTTATTCCAACTTTTTAACCGCAGATGAGGTCGAATTTGTCTTAACTCCATAGACTTATGAGCACTGGTATAAATATCTGAAACAGAAAAACAATAcaataaatttgttttataaaattttttatgaatataaatTCTCACAAGAATATCAAATAGTGTACAATATTCTTCCAATCCTAATCAAAATTACAAGCCCCAAGGGACCGAAACATTGTTCATATGTCAAAAATACAGTTGAAACAATGTTTTTACTAGATTTAGTTCCTTACAATCAACAATATATTTTATCGATTTCTTGGAAAACAGGTTTAAATCAAATTTACTccaaatataacaaaaaaatcaaaaattaattattctaTGAAAGtacttaaccaaaaaaatagaTTATGCAGTGAATTTTGGTTCCTCAAGCTTAATCACTATTGAAGTTTAAATCTTAAAGAGGTAGCAGAGAAATGTGTTAGTATAGTTAGCTaactttaaataatattgcagttgtgctcttcttcttctttttccccccTTCTGTTAGAACATAATAGTAGTTGTTACCAGAGTCTTCCGGCGTAAAGCCAAAAACTCAGCACATTAATCATGCAATAATTTCAGAAGACTAGTAGGTTTTGTTAGGTTTTGTTTGTACAAAGGCCATTGCCAAAATGATACGCTGTTGTTACTAGCTCATTAATCAATGTCCCAAAAAAccagaaacaaagaaacaaaggacTCCGAGTCCAAGATAGCTTAAAGGTTAAGAAATGCTGAACCTGTAGGTGTGCAGATCGCAGATCTGCTTCAAAGAAACTACAATCCACCAAACAAgcatctgtaaaatttaatgttaaatttgaatgaaatttcacCGCAGATAATGTAAGCTCtaattaatgataaaaatagaaaatgtcaTGGCTCAACATTTTGTTTgagcttaaatagaaaaatcaaccattattaAACTATGAGCAATGGGAGAAATGGAACACAAGAACTATGGCACGTCATTCCAAGCATGGGATTCCATTTCGTTTTTGATGGAATTACTCCTCtaaacaaacaatatattttagGAGAAACTACACTCaccccaaccccaaccccacCACCCCCCCCCGGGGGATGACCACCCTATCTGCAATGtcccttcaaacttcaaaaaattgcaatgtcgAGAGCTATTCTACCAGCCCATTTCCTACCATTAAAACCTTTCATTAATTTAGATGGTTAACGCATCACTTGATGAAAAAAGTCAATTATAACCCTcacaaaattttatgaaaatacaaCCTATGCccttagataaaataaaaaataaaataaaataattgatttgaGTCACGGACTGGCCATGGGTCCTTTTAttgcttttgcttcttttttttttttctggactttttattttatgcagGGGtacttttgtcattttgcttcctccgttagggtttaacagaaaatcctaacaaatgAGGGTAACTGAAAGGGGCTGGtagaataaatgataatttgttATTGCAAATAAGGTGGTAGTTCAGAGGGTAAGTGTAGTTCCATATTTTTacaaatctctctctttatcAACTAACTACTCTCAATTAGAATATGAAGTTCTGATCCAATTTTTACCTGAAAATGATTTCTTTAGTATCATATTGTATCAGGGAGCCAAATCAGAATAATAACTTCTTTTGAGATGGGCTCAAAATTGTACTTAATAAACTCCATTCACTCTTATccttcttcaatttatttagccaaaaaaaaggagaaaggaaCATAATTTCTTGCATCTTACATTTACTTAGATGATTAGTGTTTTCCATACCCAATgagataaacataaaaataaaccaATATAATAAATTTGTAGTAAGTTACACTTTAACATTCCAAGCTATGGGGGACTTTTAATTCAAGCAATCAACCCTAGAGTTTCAACCTTTGTGGCAAAAAGCCAGTTCATCTGTAATTAACATTGAAACTAATATTTTCTTGGAACATGTGAGATTCGCACGACTACAGACCCATCTTTGAATATTAAAGAGTGCCATTCAATTCAAAATGTCCATTGTGCCCTTCATCTATCCATTAGCACCATTTATCACCTCTTTAACAGTTTCCCTCATTTCCCAATTTGCAACTTGGCTAGGATTTCCCATCATAGATGGTAGTGGGAACATTAAAAGGAGGGGGGGAATCAATAGTGGTTGATGGTGGCGGCAGCAATGTTCAAACAATTTACCATTTGTGcttagtcaattttttttttttttttttgggtggcgGCAATGtcttctctctcctccctcACATCGTTTGCgtttgaggggaaaaaaaaaacaatttgaagaattgaggagaaaatgaagaatttgaAGCAAGATAAGTAATAAACAATTCGCTCACATTGTCTACTCCTAATGGAGATTAGGAATATATCCTGACTCAAAGATGAGCTACTCACATTTGAGcgaattccaaaaaaaaactagtcaCTTGGACTCTCCATGCATCTTTACACAACTTTAATCAACCTAATGCATGCTTGATATAAGATTCAGCACACACCTGCACAACACCTTCAATTCAAATTGCCTTAGCATCCTTTGTTTTGACTAGATGCTGCAAATCCTCACCACCCTCGTCCAAGAAACCATTGTTACACTGCAATGCCTCAAGGCAATTGGTATAACAAGGTTAGGTCTCATAATATTTATCACGACCTTGGGACGCATAAGTGATACCCAAAAAAGCTAGTCATAATTGGAGATCTCCATACCCACTTATTTAGTCCATCTTGACCTAGCATAAGCCCAATGTGGCAATCACCATATGCCCCCCAAAATACTCTTGCAATGTCTTCTCTAATACCATTAGTGATGACCCAAGAACATACTAGGCACGGCTACAGAATATCAGAAAAAGACTAGTCATAAATGGAACTCCTATACCCATTCATAAATGCAGATGAATATAGTCGACACCACATGTGAGACTTGGAACATGCCACACACTGCCCTCGCAACCAAATCTTTTCCCTGAGGGCCGCAACATGAGTCATTTCTACTGGTTCATAGTTATTGCATATATGAGCCGCAAAGCCACGCTATCCCACATGGCTAGAAAGACCAGTGAGTTACTGTCAGTAATTAAAGACAAAGTGTACTAGTTTCTACAAGGGTTTAATGCTCAAATCAAAAGCTTACCAGGAACATTACGACTGACCCCATAGTTTGAAGTGGCAAAGGGTAGTTCATCAGATTTTACCTATCTTCTTATCATGTTCTTCATACCCACATGCAATTCTCTATTATTGATAATTAATAATACATAATTTAGAATACTTGTTTCAAAAGGGACTCTCCATCATTCTTTTAGAAGAGAATAAGTAACATTAGATGCTCTcaaccaaaaccaaaataaaaatgataatacAGGTCACTAACTTCAATGCATTATATCAAAGAAAGAAGTACTATAGTTGAAAGCTGAAAAAAGATTGCCTTGTAGATTAGCACTCTGAAGATTCGCTCCAGCTAATAAGGCTCCTCGAAGATTTGCCCCATTAAATTCACACCTTCCCTAGGCAagataaaatcatttttatgaaGGCCATCTATATAATTTATAATCTGGACAGTAAAGCACCGCATTAGTTTCTTACTCACGCAATGTAGCATTGTGAAAGATGGAGCCCTCAGCATCCACATCCTGCGATAAGCAAATGAAAAACGTTGAGGTGGTGAAATAAAGAATCCCAACTTCATGCTCAACACATAAGAGATAGGTTGGACAATAAATCTTCCAAACTAAACCTACCCCAAAATAACACATTGAAGTTTGCACATAAAAATGCACAAAGGCAGTCAAGAACATTAATATATAACTTGTAGAAAATAGTGGTAACCTTACATGACAAAAAGAATGCAAAGGATTAAAATTAAACCTACCCGGAACTTAGCACATTGAAGGTTTGCACGTGAGAAGAACACATTTTTAAGACAAGCATAGCTGAAATCCACAAGCGAAAGGTCCTgcatcaaaaaaattgtttcagaTAGAGCAATATcccataaatatttttcttgaatctTTCACCATCACATAGCAGTGTTTCAATGGGGCAGATTAGAATTTATATCCAGGATTTAGATTTCAAAATCATAAAGCTTCCTCATAAAacgaaagtcactagtttgaatcccccttCCCCCTCCCTCCCCTTGGTGTCAAAAAAcctacttaccaaaaaaataaaataaataagtgagCCCCATAGCAATTGCagtaataaaaatgtaaaaagcaGCCACAAAGTGTTTATCAGCAATTAAATCAAACCATATTAACCAAATtgtagtattaaaaaaattttataaagaaaaaaaaaaaaagtttttataatgcattacttatcaaaaaaaaaaaaaaaattataatgaaaattgCATCAGAAAACTTTAACAAAATTCTATGACGCAGAAACATGCATGTGATTTTAACAGTAAATTATTCCAAGTACACAGCAAAAGGCACAGTTACCAGTTTTGAAAGATCAAGACCAGAAAGATTAACCCCTCGAAATCTGACTCTCTCAGATTGAATACACTTGATGATATCAAGTCGTGTCAATTCCGTATTAATCTCATCGTCTTCCTTCCTCTTATTTAGAATAGCATTAATTCCATCTATCAGTCCCTGaaagattttaaagttttgcaCTTAGTgtaatgaatttgaaaaaataccAGTACGGTaaccaaagaaaaacagagaaaaaaacaaGCGACATAAACCAACTACATAGAAGTATGGCTTACACGTAGCTGATAGTATTCTGCTTCCCGAAGAAGCTCTGAATATTCAGAGTCTTTTAGTGTGGGAACAACACCATCCCTCAACCAATTGAGAATATGCCGAAAATGCTTCCCATCCCTATCAACAAAAACATATCCCTGCAAGAATccaatatgataaaaatatttagaaaaaaattaaataaataaaaaacgaGAAAACAGAATTTGATTTCAGAAATCCTCAACCCCAAtaccaaaaagagagagagactataGATGCTTGGAAAATTACGTGGAGGCTATAGACTAATTTAATTGCAGGCACTTCAATCACTGACATTAGCCTTATAGTAAGAAATTTAAGGAGGATTgcaaatttgatatatatatatatatatatataaacacacacacataaatgtgtatgcatgtatatatgcatatatacatatataaataagatttatgtatttatatgtATCTATAAGATATTGAACTAAACCAGCAAAACAAAGAATGTATAATCTCATATTTGGTTGCAATGGctaaaaggaaagaataaaaatgaaaataaaaagataaaggtGTCAGGCCGCAGAGGCTCTGCAGCTTCAGCGTAGGTACACTTaacatcaccatcatcatcatcaacaaaaaaTTCAGACACAGGTAAAGAAGCAAACtccttttgacttttgagatgACACAACCATAAATTGTTTGAACTCATTTTTGTCTATCTAGTAAGTGTAAACAACAGGTTACTCTCAATCAAATAGACAAGGGGGGGAAAAAGCAGAAAGAAACGAAAATGATAAGAAATTGGAAAGCCCTGGTGGCGCCCTTAGCAATCAGCTATCCAGTATCCAAGCAATCAAGCATTAATGCAGAGGATAAAGCTTGGTTTGTTTTCATGTACATAACAGTGTCCTTACCTAAGGCTATTTCTTAGAAGTACAGCAATTGTCACGGTTTAGAGACTATTCCTTAGAAGTATAACTTCAAACTTATAATCAATTATAAACTCATGCCTACCATCTTGCTACATCTCACACCTACCTGGGTTGTTCAAGTAAGGATAAGAAAGGAAGGAAAAGCAAACCCACACACTTTTGGTAACGCAACTGATTTCCCAATGCTCTGAACATAATTATATACAGGAGAAAGACAAAGGTGTACTGGCATAGAATGGATGGTGAAGTCGTGGTTCAAGACCCACTGGATGTATGTATGTCACTTACCAATTTAAAAAAGACTTCCGGTAGCTCTGTTACAAATGCAGACTAAAGCAATATTGTTTTCAAATCTAAGACTACAAATAGCAGCAAGCTCTCAAGCCTCCTCTCCAACaccaaactaaataaataaaaaataaaaaaaaaaatttccatgtgaaattaaatatttgatgcCACAAAAAGTAATCGACATTGGATT
Above is a genomic segment from Corylus avellana chromosome ca9, CavTom2PMs-1.0 containing:
- the LOC132192340 gene encoding FH protein interacting protein FIP2 gives rise to the protein MQKGSDSSSLVHLNIGGKKFCTTVDTLTQCEPDSMLAAMFSGRHTVCEDPEKGYVFVDRDGKHFRHILNWLRDGVVPTLKDSEYSELLREAEYYQLRGLIDGINAILNKRKEDDEINTELTRLDIIKCIQSERVRFRGVNLSGLDLSKLDLSLVDFSYACLKNVFFSRANLQCAKFRDVDAEGSIFHNATLRECEFNGANLRGALLAGANLQSANLQDACLVDCSFFEADLRSAHLQNADLTNANLENAILEGANLKGAKLSNANLKGANLQRAYLRQVNLRDTHLEGAKLDGANLLGAIR